The Vigna unguiculata cultivar IT97K-499-35 chromosome 6, ASM411807v1, whole genome shotgun sequence genome contains a region encoding:
- the LOC114189210 gene encoding protein YIPF1 homolog — protein MMSGKYTSIDAQQVQGSVPAVPDSRQVTVNFADSNLQTFPPSGTQGKITAASGPPRDADDSFSKPISGSDEPQQGGWFRTFTVAAYKPYFDVDTSDVLERIIDSLFPFRGSFNEKTATNPDLYGPFWICTTLIFVAASIGTFVTYLAHKLKSKEWDYDINLVTWSAGLFYGYVTIVPLCLYVILKYFSAPAGLVQLFCLYGYSLFVFIPALCMSIVPLDIFRWVVAGVAGFMSATFVALNLRAHIKSAGERWFLIVAGIFLLQLALAVVLKIYLFTVSV, from the exons ATGATGTCGGGAAAATATACTTCCATTGACGCGCAGCAAGTTCAGGGATCTGTTCCT GCTGTTCCAGATTCACGGCAGGTCACTGTCAATTTCGCAG attcaaatcttcagacatttccTCCTTCTGGAACGCAGGGCAAGATTACCGCTGCTTCTGGACCTCCTCGTGATGCCGATG attcattttcaaaacCTATATCTGGTTCTGATGAACCCCAGCAGGGTGGTTGGTTTCGGACTTTTACAGTTGCCGCTTACAAACCATACTTTGATGTTGACACTTCAGATGTTCTTGAGAGAATTATAGACTCGCTATTTCCATTTAGAGGATCTTTTAATGAAAAAACTGCTACCAACCCTGATTT GTATGGTCCATTCTGGATTTGCACTACCTTAATATTTGTAGCAGCATCTATTGGCACCTTTGTGACATATCTAGCACACAAGCTGAAGAGCAAGGAGTGGGATTATGACATAAATCTGGTGACTTGGTCTGCTGGCTTGTTTTATGGCTACGTTACAATAGTTCCTCTTTGCCTGTATGTAATCCTCAAGTACTTCTCTGCACCTGCGGGCCTTGTGCAACTATTCTGTCTATATGGGTATTCTCTGTTTGTCTTTATTCCGGCACTG TGTATGTCCATTGTGCCACTGGATATATTTAGATGGGTGGTTGCAGGTGTCGCCGGGTTTATGTCAGCGACATTTGTGGCACTTAACCTCCGGGCACACATCAAATCAGCAGGTGAAAGGTGGTTCTTGATTGTTGCTGGCATTTTTCTGTTGCAGCTGGCTCTAGCGGTTGTACTAAAAATTTACCTCTTCACAGTATCCGTGTAA